A single region of the bacterium genome encodes:
- a CDS encoding DegT/DnrJ/EryC1/StrS aminotransferase family protein, producing the protein MKAILTKSQKQSNNFLPFSINKFDKEEIHEVVDSLESGWIAAGPKVRRFETEFAEYVGAAHAIAVNSATAGLHIALAAQEIGPGDEVITTPMTFCGTIQAIEYVGATPVFIDVDPVTANINTSQIEGAVTRRTKAILPIHYAGQPCDMDTIMDIAMRRGLFVIEDASHALGARYRGKKIGAIGNATVFSFHSANNMSTGEGGMIVTNDGVLADKMRMLTLHGISRDVVLRDATAGSWYYEALELGFNYTMTDLQAAIGIWQLRKLTEMNQLRSEYARLYTQAFTSVPEIKTPYINMPSESRHAWQLYVIKVAEERLNINRSQFIDALKKEGVGTGVHYIPINHHPHYQKKYGLKPGNFPKAESWYRNCLSLPLYPAMTHENIEDVINAVQRIVEANRK; encoded by the coding sequence ATGAAAGCAATCCTGACAAAAAGTCAGAAACAATCGAATAATTTTTTGCCTTTTTCTATCAATAAATTTGACAAAGAAGAGATTCATGAAGTCGTTGACAGTTTGGAATCCGGCTGGATCGCTGCCGGTCCTAAGGTCAGACGATTTGAGACTGAATTCGCTGAATATGTCGGCGCTGCTCATGCAATTGCCGTGAATTCAGCAACAGCAGGGCTGCATATTGCCCTCGCAGCCCAAGAAATCGGGCCGGGCGATGAAGTCATCACCACTCCGATGACTTTCTGCGGAACCATCCAAGCCATCGAATATGTGGGAGCAACTCCTGTTTTCATCGATGTTGATCCAGTCACTGCGAACATCAACACATCGCAAATCGAAGGAGCCGTCACACGCCGCACTAAAGCTATTCTCCCCATCCACTATGCAGGGCAGCCATGCGATATGGATACGATTATGGATATTGCCATGCGACGTGGGCTATTTGTTATCGAAGATGCTTCACACGCTCTTGGCGCTCGCTATCGTGGGAAGAAGATTGGCGCAATTGGGAATGCGACGGTCTTTAGCTTCCATTCAGCCAACAACATGAGCACTGGCGAAGGCGGCATGATAGTCACCAACGATGGGGTCTTGGCCGACAAAATGCGTATGCTCACGCTCCACGGTATCAGTCGTGATGTCGTTTTACGTGACGCAACTGCTGGCTCATGGTATTACGAAGCGTTGGAGCTTGGTTTCAATTACACCATGACCGATTTGCAGGCTGCTATCGGTATTTGGCAGCTTCGGAAGCTGACAGAGATGAATCAATTACGAAGCGAGTATGCGCGCCTTTATACACAAGCTTTCACTTCGGTTCCTGAAATCAAAACGCCTTATATAAACATGCCCAGCGAAAGCCGTCATGCCTGGCAGCTTTATGTCATTAAGGTTGCTGAGGAACGGCTGAATATCAACCGTTCGCAGTTCATCGATGCGCTTAAGAAAGAAGGCGTTGGGACAGGCGTTCACTATATTCCAATCAATCACCATCCTCACTATCAGAAGAAATACGGCCTCAAGCCGGGCAATTTCCCCAAAGCGGAGAGCTGGTATCGCAATTGCCTTTCACTGCCGCTTTATCCGGCAATGACGCACGAGAATATTGAAGATGTAATCAATGCTGTTCAACGGATTGTTGAAGCTAATCGAAAGTAA